A single Anopheles maculipalpis chromosome 3RL, idAnoMacuDA_375_x, whole genome shotgun sequence DNA region contains:
- the LOC126563743 gene encoding uncharacterized protein LOC126563743, with the protein MKRGRTEEIQFGQPRVQPPTGQQRIITTTQPHNVASNTGTTIQYQIPPNVIKTSTPPDSVSSVTNLSNQQQQATQLVSPQQTTSVQYTTSYNTALGSNLVKAQQQTTNPQQQQIHVVNATSQVRGPSHKNAVVNATTVAAATPNSNSNSSVVSSGGSSVTAAAGIQQVITTSMSPGVLPGGGGGAAQGPPPPPPQGQAQLQRLKVEDALSYLDQVKYRFGNQPQVYNDFLDIMKEFKSQSIDTPGVIQRVSNLFRGHPELIVGFNTFLPPGYKIEVQANDQGCYLFQVSVSVQPTASSGGASVAPQPSPHKYNTIFQGGGQIVQSTGTGTGGSNVVTASSGGNAAVAAAAGGTPGAVNLMAYGGGHAATAAPGGASVPVLGGTSLQQPTGVSTGGNASPATAQNAQQSLTTTTTTTAAGGPHVGQNFSARSDHHRERTISTGSAASNASLPAGVNSSSSSSSSSAVDVSSGAGGGQTTQAPPPPPPPTSSIHRILTQQIISQQQTTGSAIGGSNLVPTAGGGMVSAPTQVQHHQQTTLQQVQPPPEAQTASVTTTVVPPPTAATANQPVEFNHAITYVNKIKNRFHSQPEKYKRFLEILHTYQKEQKTYKEGAQSGCLTNAKQLTEAEVYTQVAQLFDNQEDLLREFGQFLPDATSHHNQAAMQQQQQQQQHHMTSTGKSNSQHNLVVNASMHDHQAPHPQQQLGGGGPGTGGTTTIVGLGSSGSVPVVHGSGGGKKLGGNSGIGGGGLASLKVYNSMQPTGMARLQQERDYSPMATTDGVGGMHGAGVGASSIPTGGGGGIPVVGNAIRATVGGTLIGTGGGGGAVMLEKDRNHHIGGVTGSGGGAPGSGGGAGGLNAKYIHGAAISGINPTGGLVGGNVIPPGSGTISIGVGPNAVSSVMANLVSASVGGAGGGSGGGGAGGVNAIKRSPSYASQMGFVGPGGVGGGGPTGHGNNMSSARDRGDGTGPPPIKRHKPICRDVSLAEASKYGTLNDYAFFDKVRKALRSPDVYEDFLRCLTLYNQEIVSKSELQTLITPFLSRFPDLLKWFQDFLGPSSGTGASGANECIPLTAAAAAAARQDRDRTQSELAADVDLSTCKRFGASYCALPKSHEGVKCSGRTSLCRDVLNDTWVSFPTWAEDSTFVTSRKTQYEEFIYRCEDERFELDVVIESNSATIRVLEGVQKKLTRMSQDEVSRFRLDDCLGGTSATIHQRALRRIYGDKAADIIQGLKKNPSVAVPVVLRRMKAKEEEWREAQKSFNKQWREQNEKYYLKSLDHQGINFKQTDIKALRSKSLINEIETLFDEVSYMKRHEQNDDSAAVPQASGPHMTIPYKDKTILEDAANLLIHHVKRQTGIQKQEKARIKHILRQFVPDLFFAPRQQLSEDEREEDDKDTEMEQDEDISSSAGKSSATNLKKATCTSTPNFTGSSNSSISNFNPSSSSNVGGTSASAFDVSATAESEGGLSKESENNKTAGEAVGVSSATPKSVSSETVQLASSGVITGSSNLSSSTTTSGSEICPGVGSNAATKYDNIGNGGNAATAAGNEDSTGDKTTTIKMEIKEENEASVMQDSSGVASSVTGGTSSSSPQQPMSPPLPPHAVSKHIEEAYTLFFTNNNWYLFLRLHAILCERLRTIYERAQIIAAEERAYESTRNNSTATALRLKPKSEIRIEEYYNIFLDMLKNLLDGNMESSSYEDTLREMFGIHAYIAFTLDRVVQNAVRQLQHCVTERGALECVELFQAEQRRGGAGGLCRTANRRTATELAYQRKAESALQEENCYKIYIYKIDCRLTIELLDTESDDTATNFANTQAYGSYVNRLSNPAATGTGSDSGGGGGGGGGGGSSVVGGGTSGSGVCGSVGGAGAVGNKSSSGGSGGDAAGGSGGPLNANNSGSNSNSVVNHNNISTGSGSSISNNAVGVAGSITTNAEVKTETPDDELKSRSLPGTTTCARMPVFLSRNAKRRRKYGEANRRKVSVTVDGKPVTMTELQSGELEREEIAGDGKSKQAATAAGHNSHSHTNADAAMEGNDAGVKQENDASDRGAASGSSPGKTSLYDEGGAGRAATISAKLESTKALSQSPNISASSTKDNGSSNNNNPNNINNNNNNNSISGGNKQHAVAEDKNNPSPSLWFGIGNSLKNQEAPASTAPSSDHRRRLPSVNGAAERNLPYKTPRKKSFIMYRQGSLIRSRKSHCRVTTRMDQRFKRVVDRWLDQHVSGSQRASCSDWLLGKRQDLIKTTTTSVIVQDNGLSRTPYAPYNRYKVKQIELD; encoded by the exons ATGAAGCGCGGGAGAACGGAAGAGATACAATTTGGGCAACCGCGGGTACAGCCACCGACGGGTCAGCAGCGCATAATTACGACTACGCAACCACACAATGTGGCCAGCAATACTGGCACGACAATACAGTATCAGATCCCGCCAAACGTCATTAAGACGTCCACACCGCCAGATTCCGTCAGTTCAGTGACGAACCTGagcaatcagcagcagcaggcgacTCAGCTTGTGTCGCCACAACAAACTACTAGTGTCCAGTACACAACCT CTTATAATACGGCGCTTGGAAGCAACTTGGTGAAAGCCCAGCAGCAGACAACGaatccacagcagcagcaaattcaCGTAGTAAACGCGACCAGCCAAGTTCGCGGTCCAAGCCACAAAAACGCAGTTGTCAATGCCACTACAGTCGCGGCGGCCACtccaaacagcaacagcaacagttcgGTCGTAAGCAGCGGAGGTAGCAGTGTAACTGCAGCCGCCGGAATCCAGCAGGTCATCACTACCAGCATGTCGCCGGGCGTACTACcgggaggtggtggtggtgcagcgCAAGGCCCACCACCTCCGCCGCCCCAGGGCCAAGCACAGTTGCAGCGGTTAAAGGTCGAGGATGCGCTAAGCTATCTCGATCAGGTGAAGTACCGGTTCGGAAACCAGCCGCAGGTGTACAACGATTTCCTCGACATCATGAAAGAGTTCAAATCGCAAAGCATCGATACACCGGGCGTTATTCAGCGCGTGTCAAACTTGTTCCGCGGACATCCGGAGTTGATCGTCGGCTTCAACACGTTCCTGCCGCCCGGGTACAAGATTGAGGTGCAGGCGAACGATCAGGGCTGCTATCTGTTTCAGGTGTCGGTATCCGTGCAGCCGACGGCATCGTCGGGCGGTGCTTCCGTCGCACCGCAACCCTCACCGCATAAGTACAACACAATCTTCCAAGGCGGCGGTCAAATAGTGCAATCGACAGGAACAGGAACTGGAGGATCGAACGTGGTCACCGCTAGCTCGGGGGGCaacgctgctgttgctgctgctgctggcggtaCACCCGGAGCCGTCAATCTCATGGCGTATGGCGGTGGGCATGCGGCGACAGCTGCACCAGGTGGTGCCAGCGTACCCGTGCTCGGTGGAACATCGTTGCAGCAGCCCACCGGTGTTTCGACCGGGGGCAACGCCAGTCCTGCCACGGCACAAAACGCACAGCAATCGCTtacgaccacgacgacgacgacagcaGCTGGAGGTCCTCATGTGGGACAAAACTTTTCCGCACGCAGTGACCATCACCGGGAACGTACGATATCTACCGGTTCGGCCGCAAGCAATGCCAGTCTTCCTGCGGGCGtcaactcatcatcatcgtcgtcatcgtcgtcggcaGTGGATGTCTCATCTGGTGCGGGCGGTGGTCAGACGACACAAGCaccacccccaccaccaccaccaacatccAGCATCCATCGAATATTAACACAGCAAATCATATCCCAGCAGCAAACGACAGGCTCAGCAATTGGAGGAAGCAACCTGGTTCCGACGGCTGGTGGTGGTATGGTATCAGCGCCGACACAGGTACAACACCATCAACAAACGACCCTGCAGCAGGTTCAGCCACCACCGGAAGCGCAGACGGCCTCTGTCACGACAACAGTGGTGCCGCCGCCGACGGCTGCCACCGCGAATCAGCCGGTCGAGTTCAATCATGCCATTACGTACGTAAACAAGATCAAAAACCGATTCCACTCGCAGCCAGAAAAGTATAAACGATTCCTCGAGATTCTGCACACATACCAGAAGGAACAGAAAACGTACAAAGAGGGCGCCCAGAGCGGTTGCCTGACGAATGCGAAGCAGCTTACCGAGGCGGAGGTTTACACGCAGGTGGCGCAGCTGTTCGACAATCAGGAAGATTTGTTACGCGAGTTCGGTCAATTCCTGCCAGACGCAACCAGTCACCATAATCAGGCCGccatgcaacaacaacagcagcaacagcaacaccacatGACCTCAACGGGCAAGAGCAACTCACAACACAATCTCGTGGTAAATGCTTCGATGCATGACCATCAAGCACCACATCCACAGCAGCAATTGGGGGGTGGTGGACCAGGAACTGGTGGCACTACCACAATAGTTGGTTTGGGGAGCAGTGGTTCCGTTCCGGTAGTGCACGGCAGCGGCGGTGGCAAGAAGCTGGGCGGCAATTCCGGTATTGGAGGCGGTGGTCTCGCTAGCTTGAAAGTTTACAACAGTATGCAACCAACGGGCATGGCTCGACTGCAACAGGAGCGTGATTATTCGCCGATGGCAACGACCGATGGCGTTGGTGGAATGCATGGTGCAGGTGTTGGGGCTAGTAGTATACCtacgggtggtggtggtggtatccCCGTGGTGGGTAATGCTATTCGAGCGACCGTCGGCGGAACCTTAATCGGTACCGGTGGAGGAGGTGGAGCAGTAATGTTGGAGAAGGATCGCAATCATCATATAGGAGGAGTAACAGGCAGTGGAGGAGGAGCACCCGGTAGTGGTGGCGGAGCAGGTGGTCTGAACGCAAAATACATTCACGGTGCGGCCATATCCGGTATAAACCCCACTGGTGGACTGGTGGGTGGGAACGTAATTCCACCCGGCAGTGGCACTATTAGTATTGGCGTTGGCCCTAATGCTGTCTCCAGCGTAATGGCAAATCTAGTGTCGGCCAGCGTAGGTGGAGCTGGTGGAGGTAGCGGAGGAGGAGGAGCCGGCGGGGTAAACGCAATCAAACGATCTCCTTCGTACGCATCGCAGATGGGATTCGTAGGGCCGGGtggcgttggtggtggtggtcctaCCGGACACGGCAATAACATGAGCTCTGCGCGAGATCGTGGCGATGGTACGGGACCACCGCCTATTAAGCGACACAAACCAATCTGCCGCGATGTATCATTGGCCGAAGCTTCCAAGTACGGTACGCTGAACGATTACGCCTTCTTCGACAAGGTCCGCAAAGCGTTACGCAGTCCGGACGTGTACGAAGACTTCCTGCGCTGCCTGACACTGTACAACCAGGAGATTGTGTCCAAATCGGAACTGCAAACGCTGATCACACCGTTTCTGAGTCGATTTCCCGATCTACTGAAATGGTTCCAGGACTTCCTGGGACCTTCTTCCGGTACCGGTGCTAGTGGTGCGAACGAATGCATACCACTGACAGCCGCAGCTGCGGCCGCCGCACGCCAGGATCGTGACCGAACACAAAGCGAACTAGCGGCGGACGTTGATCTATCCACGTGCAAACGGTTCGGGGCGAGTTACTGTGCCTTGCCGAAATCGCACGAAGGCGTTAAGTGTTCCGGACGCACGAGCCTTTGCCGGGATGTGCTAAATGATACGTGGGTATCCTTCCCAACCTGGGCGGAAGATTCCACCTTCGTCACGTCACGCAAAACACAGTACGAAGAGTTCATCTACCGCTGCGAAGACGAGCGCTTCGAGCTGGACGTGGTGATCGAATCGAATAGTGCGACCATCCGTGTGCTGGAAGGCGTACAGAAGAAGCTTACCCGAATGTCACAGGACGAGGTGAGTCGATTCCGGCTGGACGATTGTCTCGGTGGTACGTCGGCCACGATTCATCAGCGTGCATTGCGGCGCATTTATGGTGACAAAGCGGCAGACATTATACAAGGGTTGAAGAAAAACCCATCGGTTGCGGTGCCGGTCGTATTGCGGCGTATGAAAGCCAAGGAAGAGGAATGGCGAGAAGCACAAAAG AGTTTCAACAAGCAATGGCGGGAGCAGAACGAAAAGTATTATCTTAAATCGTTGGACCACCAGGGCATCAACTTCAAGCAAACGGACATCAAAGCCCTCCGATCGAAAAGTTTGATCAATGAAATTGAGACACTTTTTGATGAGGTGAGTTACATGAAG cgCCATGAACAGAACGACGATTCGGCGGCAGTTCCGCAGGCCAGCGGGCCCCATATGACAATACCGTACAAAGACAAGACAATACTCGAGGATGCGGCCAATCTGCTCATACACCATGTGAAGCGCCAGACGGGCATTCAAAAGCAGGAAAAGGCACGGATAAAGCATATACTGCGACAGTTTGTGCCGGATCTATTTTTTGCACCAAGGCAGCAGCTCAGTGAAGATGAGCGAGAAGAAG ACGATAAGGATACGGAAATGGAGCAAGACGAGGACATTAGCAGCAGTGCGGGCAAATCTTCTGCAACTAATCTTAAAAAAGCGACCTGCACCTCTACTCCAAACTTtaccggcagcagcaacagcagtatcAGCAATTTCAATCCTTCCAGTAGTAGTAATGTTGGTGGAACGTCAGCATCCGCTTTCGATGTGTCAGCAACGGCAGAATCAGAAGGAGGATTGTCGAAAGAgagtgaaaataataaaacagcaGGCGAAGCAGTTGGTGTATCATCAGCAACGCCAAAATCCGTTTCCTCCGAAACCGTTCAACTGGCGTCTTCTGGCGTTATTACGGGATCGTCAAATTTATCCTCTTCCACAACGACATCCGGTTCGGAAATCTGCCCCGGAGTTGGTAGTAATGCCGCTACAAAATATGACAACATTGGTAACGGTGGTAATGCTGCTACGGCCGCCGGCAACGAAGACAGTACCGGCGATAAGACAACGACAATAAAGATGGaaataaaggaagaaaacgaaGCATCTGTGATGCAGGATTCTTCTGGTGTAGCAAGCTCTGTCACTGGTGGTACATCATCGTCGTCACCACAGCAACCAATGAGTCCACCACTGCCTCCGCATGCCGTGAGCAAACATATC gaAGAAGCGTACACGCTTTTTTTCACCAACAACAACTGGTACCTGTTCCTCCGATTGCACGCCATTCTGTGCGAACGTTTGCGCACCATTTACGAGCGTGCACAGATAATCGCAGCCGAAGAACGTGCGTACGAGAGTAcacgcaacaacagcaccgcCACAGCGCTACGATTGAAACCGAAGAGCGAAATCCGCATCGAGGAGTATTATAACATCTTTCTGGACATGTTGAAAAATCTGCTTGATGGCAATATGGAATCTAGCAGCTACGAGGACACGCTGCGGGAGATGTTTGGCATTCATGCGTACATCGCTTTTACACTGGATCGG GTGGTACAAAACGCTGTACGGCAACTTCAACACTGTGTCACGGAACGTGGGGCACTGGAATGCGTTGAGCTGTTCCAGGCGGAACAGCGGCGAGGCGGAGCGGGTGGTCTTTGTCGCACGGCCAACCGACGTACAGCGACCGAGCTTGCCTACCAGCGAAAAGCTGAATCGGCACTTCAGGAAGAAAATTGTTACAAAATATACATT TACAAAATCGATTGTCGGTTAACGATCGAGCTGCTGGACACCGAATCGGATGACACTGCTACTAATTTCGCCAACACGCAAGCCTACGGCTCATATGTCAATCGTCTCTCAAACCCAGCTGCCACCGGTACCGGAAGTGatagtggtggtggaggaggaggtggtggtggtggtgggagcAGTGTTGTTGGTGGCGGAACTAGTGGAAGTGGTGTCTGTGGAAgtgttggtggtgctggtgccgTCGGCAATAAAAGTAGTAGTGGTGGCAGTGGAGgagatgctgctggtggtagtggtggacCGTTGAATGCAAACAACAGCGGCAGTAATAGTAATAGTGTTGTGAATCACAATAATATCTCTACCGGATCTGGATCTTCCATCAGTAATAATGCTGTTGGCGTTGCAGGCAGCATAACAACCAATGCCGAAGTGAAAACGGAAACTCCCGACGATGAGCTG AAATCACGTTCATTACCGGGCACCACCACCTGTGCTCGCATGCCTGTATTTCTATCGCGAAATGCAAAACGGCGAAGAAAGTATGGCGAAGCGAATAGAAGAAAAGTGTCAGTAACCGTTGACGGCAAGCCGGTTACCATGACAGAACTGCAAAGTGGAGAGCTAGAGCGGGAAGAGATCGCTGGTGATGGGAAATCGAAGCAAGCTGCAACGGCAGCTGGACACAATTCTCACTCCCATACAAACGCGGACGCTGCCATGGAAGGAAACGATGCCGGTGTGAAGCAAGAAAATGATGCTAGTGATCGTGGTGCAGCATCCGGTAGTAGTCCGGGAAAAACGTCTCTATACGACGAAGGAGGAGCTGGTAGAGCTGCTACGATATCTGCGAAACTAGAATCGACGAAAGCACTCTCTCAGTCCCCAAATATCAGTGCTTCTTCGACCAAAGATAATGGCagcagtaacaacaacaatccgaacaatataaataataataataataataatagcatTAGCGGCGGCAACAAACAGCATGCTGTAGCGGAGGACAAGAACAATCCGTCTCCGTCTCTGTGGTTCGGCATTGGCAATAGCTTAAAAAATCAAGAAGCGCCAGCTTCTACCGCACCTTCATCGGATCATCGTCGCCGTCTACCAAGCGTGAACGGGGCTGCGGAACGCAATCTACCGTACAAGACGCCTCGAAAGAAGAGTTTCATAATGTATCGGCAGGGATCGCTCATTCGTTCGCGGAAG AGTCACTGTCGGGTTACTACACGGATGGATCAACGATTCAAGCGGGTCGTCGATCGATGGCTGGACCAGCACGTGTCTGGCTCGCAGCGAGCATCGTGCAGTGACTGGTTGCTTGGGAAGCGACAGGATCTAATAAAGACCACTaccacctccgttatcgttcaAGACAACGGATTGAGCCGTACACCTTACGCACCTTACAATAGATATAAGGTGAAACAGATAGAGCTAGATTAG
- the LOC126564606 gene encoding UDP-N-acetylhexosamine pyrophosphorylase-like protein 1 has translation MSERYATIAEQLAKWHQDHLLAFWDVLSEQQRTTLLDSLSDSVDCGALDEAFRRAMATATSTKEDLNELLKPLARERYLSVAEAKEAELENLRQIGLEQIRAGRVGVILLAGGQGTRLGSSAPKGTYNVQLPSGKSLFQLQAERIRKLQQLAGGDGRIHWYIMTSEHTHTETLDYFRENDYFGLPGEQVRMFRQRSVPCVDFEGRILLDEKWKVSTAPDGNGGIYRALKDEGILDELERTGVQYLHAHSVDNILIKVADPVFIGYCVRKEADCGVKVIEKVQPDEAVGVVCEVKGKYQVVEYSELSSETANRRNPTDGKLTFNAGNICNHFFTISFLRRIADTQMPLHVAKKKIPYIDTATGERVKPNAPNGIKMEKFIFDVFPLAERFVALEGRREEEFSALKNADSAGIDCPSSVRGDIYRLHRKWLIKAGAVEVLDAADASFDCEISPLLSYAGEGLELAASGQSFRCPVHLTGTDERLAD, from the coding sequence ATGAGTGAAAGGTACGCCACGATTGCAGAACAACTGGCCAAATGGCACCAGGACCATTTGCTGGCGTTCTGGGACGTGCTATCTGAGCAGCAACGGACCACGCTGCTCGATTCGCTCTCCGATAGCGTCGACTGTGGTGCGTTGGATGAAGCGTTCCGCCGTGCCATGGCAACCGCCACGTCGACGAAGGAAGATTTGAACGAGCTGCTGAAACCGCTCGCCCGCGAACGGTACCTATCGGTTGCCGAAGCAAAGGAGGCGGAACTAGAGAATTTGCGACAGATAGGACTAGAACAGATCCGGGCAGGCCGAGTTGGTGTGATTCTGCTGGCCGGTGGACAAGGCACACGGCTCGGTTCGTCCGCCCCGAAAGGCACGTATAACGTGCAATTACCGTCGGGAAAGTCACTGTTTCAACTGCAAGCCGAACGTATCAGGAAGCTTCAGCAATTAGCCGGTGGTGACGGTCGGATCCACTGGTACATTATGACCAGCGAGCATACGCACACGGAAACACTCGACTACTTCCGGGAGAACGATTACTTTGGACTTCCGGGCGAGCAGGTTCGCATGTTCCGCCAGCGCAGCGTACCGTGCGTGGATTTCGAAGGCCGCATTCTTCTGGATGAAAAGTGGAAAGTGTCCACCGCTCCGGACGGTAACGGAGGTATCTATCGGGCGCTCAAGGACGAAGGCATACTGGACGAACTGGAACGGACAGGCGTCCAGTATCTCCACGCCCACAGTGTCGACAACATACTGATCAAAGTTGCCGATCCAGTTTTCATCGGCTACTGTGTCCGCAAGGAGGCCGACTGCGGTGTGAAGGTGATCGAGAAGGTACAACCGGACGAAGCGGTCGGTGTAGTGTGCGAGGTGAAAGGCAAGTACCAGGTAGTTGAGTACAGTGAGCTCTCGAGTGAAACGGCCAATCGACGTAATCCGACCGATGGCAAGCTTACGTTCAATGCGGGCAACATTTGCAACCACTTCTTTACCATCAGCTTTCTAAGGCGCATTGCCGACACGCAAATGCCACTGCACgtggccaagaagaagatcccGTACATCGACACGGCGACCGGAGAACGGGTAAAGCCCAACGCTCCGAACGGCATCAAGATGGAAAAGTTCATCTTCGACGTGTTTCCGCTGGCGGAACGGTTCGTAGCGCTGGAGGGTCGCCGGGAGGAAGAGTTCAGTGCCCTCAAGAATGCCGATTCGGCCGGGATAGATTGTCCGTCGAGTGTGCGGGGCGACATATACCGATTGCATCGGAAGTGGCTTATCAAAGCAGGCGCGGTCGAAGTGCTTGATGCTGCCGATGCATCATTTGATTGCGAAATTTCTCCGCTCTTATCGTACGCGGGCGAAGGTTTGGAGTTGGCTGCCAGCGGTCAAAGCTTCCGCTGTCCCGTGCATCTAACCGGAACCGATGAGCGACTTGCTGATTAG